One window of the Cryptomeria japonica chromosome 7, Sugi_1.0, whole genome shotgun sequence genome contains the following:
- the LOC131047271 gene encoding putative UPF0481 protein At3g02645: MELVKADEAKLDLWLIQIKEGLQFQDEQEEEKDICVSVFGVPKELLTVKPEAYIPQCVSIGPYHHWKSQLFETERYKVAAAQRFAKTITGKFEAVVEEVKKYDWQIRNCYQKFLEFKEEPLAWLMALDASFVLECLQFYVKRADRTSSQVSSQVMRLGRVLDTTRRSATHNAIMRDLMMLENQFPLFLLQKLLEMQLGSQDKAEESLCNLVTVACEEWSPFMLKMRDSSRLHIKESGHILEVLYHSIVPSVAIDDTIFKKNKEGNVPLPDSTYLTCALKALWKALSSLRISVVQLVSALSERVLKGKPVQLVTQLSTNLVSAFETLSIKRKDEKEEEEDEESGYSSVETPPTRDELEIPSASDLYSAGVRFLPTEGGLTTIRFDQTSAILYLPKLRLDCNTEVILRNLVAFEASAPPRALIFTRYTDFMNGIIDTVEDVRLLRKSKIIYDHLEDDGKVASLWNGLGKYVKLTKVKYLDQVIADVNKHYNSRWSVAAKKYVNKYIFGSWQLLTVVATGILLLLTCFQAFCSVYDCKRGAKVIFCRTEPIRRVLSSNYRC, translated from the coding sequence ATGGAATTAGTGAAAGCAGATGAAGCAAAGCTGGATCTCTGGCTTATTCAAATCAAGGAAGGTCTGCAATTTCAGGacgaacaagaagaagaaaaggacatatGTGTATCCGTTTTTGGTGTACCCAAGGAGCTGTTGACAGTGAAGCCAGAAGCATATATTCCGCAGTGTGTTTCCATTGGACCATATCACCATTGGAAATCCCAACTGTTCGAAACGGAGAGATACAAAGTAGCTGCTGCACAAAGATTTGCGAAGACCATAACCGGTAAGTTCGAAGCTGTAGTGGAAGAGGTGAAGAAGTACGACTGGCAAATCAGGAACTGCTACCAGAAATTTCTTGAGTTTAAGGAGGAACCCCTTGCATGGCTCATGGCTCTGGACGCGTCGTTCGTGCTCGAGTGCTTGCAGTTCTACGTCAAACGAGCGGATCGCACTTCTTCGCAAGTGTCATCCCAGGTGATGCGATTGGGCAGAGTTTTAGATACAACTCGCAGAAGTGCAACCCACAATGCAATTATGAGAGATCTGATGATGCTCGAGAATCAGTTCCCTTTGTTCCTCTTGCAGAAGCTGCTGGAAATGCAGTTGGGTTCTCAAGATAAGGCGGAAGAAAGTCTCTGCAATCTGGTGACTGTCGCCTGTGAAGAATGGTCGCCATTTATGTTGAAGATGCGGGATAGTTCAAGGCTGCATATAAAGGAGAGTGGTCACATATTGGAGGTGCTATACCACTCTATTGTCCCTTCGGTAGCCATCGATGATACCatttttaagaagaacaaagagggGAATGTACCCTTGCCTGATTCAACCTACTTAACGTGTGCTCTGAAAGCTTTATGGAAGGCTCTCTCCTCCTTAAGAATCAGTGTTGTTCAACTTGTCTCGGCACTCTCTGAGCGTGTCCTAAAAGGAAAGCCTGTCCAGTTGGTGACACAGTTGTCTACAAATCTTGTTTCCGCTTTTGAAACTCTTTCAATTAAGCGTAAAGatgaaaaggaagaggaagaggatgaggagagTGGATATTCCTCAGTGGAAACTCCTCCAACTCGCGACGAACTAGAGATTCCTTCCGCCTCTGATTTATATTCAGCAGGAGTAAGATTCCTTCCGACCGAGGGCGGCCTTACCACAATTCGCTTCGACCAGACCAGTGCAATTCTTTATCTTCCCAAATTGAGGCTGGATTGCAACACAGAAGTAATTCTCAGAAATCTGGTGGCGTTCGAAGCTTCGGCCCCTCCTCGTGCTTTGATTTTCACTCGCTACACTGATTTCATGAACGGCATCATCGACACAGTCGAAGATGTTCGGCTGCTGAGGAAGAGCAAAATTATCTACGATCACCTGGAAGACGACGGGAAAGTGGCAAGCCTGTGGAACGGCTTGGGTAAATATGTCAAATTGACAAAAGTTAAATATTTGGACCAAGTTATAGCAGATGTGAACAAGCATTATAACAGCAGATGGAGCGTTGCTGCGAAGAAGTACGTAAACAAATACATATTTGGTTCGTGGCAGCTCCTGACTGTTGTGGCCACGGGGATACTTCTGCTTCTGACTTGCTTCCAGGCTTTTTGTTCTGTGTACGACTGTAAGCGCGGAGCGAAAGTAATCTTTTGCAGGACTGAGCCAATCAGAAGAGTTCTATCTTCTAATTACCGCTGCTGA